A genomic window from Camelina sativa cultivar DH55 chromosome 2, Cs, whole genome shotgun sequence includes:
- the LOC104726891 gene encoding uncharacterized protein LOC104726891 has product MSGEVVKAARVYRDLLKAVVKHIGKEDHKAHFIDFVKQEFRKNAPANSEKMNLARNYAYLLNSIHSHKDLLFSYNIAVDRTEEMKRVLNKSAASVGLRLPEVYES; this is encoded by the exons atgagtGGTGAGGTTGTTAAAGCTGCTAGAGTATACCGTGACCTACTCAAAGCAGTGGTGAAACATATTGGTAAAGAAGACCACAAGGCTCATTTCATAGACTTTGTTAAGCAAGAGTTTAGGAAGAATGCTCCTGCAAACTCGGAGAAGATGAACCTCGCCCGCAATTACGCTTATCTTCTTAATAGCATTCATTCTCACAAG GATTTGCTGTTCTCATACAACATTGCGGTTGATAGAACTGAAGAGATGAAACGAGTGCTTAACAAATCTGCAGCGAGTGTAGG